The proteins below come from a single Candidatus Methylomirabilota bacterium genomic window:
- the mtnP gene encoding S-methyl-5'-thioadenosine phosphorylase — translation MAVRAAALNETPAIGIIGGSGLYELSGLSDVRWRRVRTPFGDPSDAYCTGRFMDRRVIFLPRHGRGHRLMPSELNFRANIWGLKALGVEWVISISAVGSMKEAIRPLDLVVPDQFFDATRRRVSTFFGEGIVAHVGMAEPVCADLATALEKAARQTGAIVHRGGTYICIEGPQFSTKAESRIYRSWGVDVIGMTNMPEARLAREAELCYASLALATDYDVWHETHETVSVEAVVQNLLKNVATAKEVLRAVIPAIGPGRTCECPALLRSAVITDPKAFPPRTRKRLGLLLDKYFPPKRSRRRG, via the coding sequence ATGGCGGTGCGAGCCGCAGCACTGAACGAGACGCCCGCGATCGGCATCATCGGCGGCAGCGGGCTCTACGAGCTCTCCGGGCTGAGCGACGTCCGGTGGCGGCGGGTGCGGACGCCGTTCGGCGATCCCTCCGACGCGTACTGCACGGGTCGGTTCATGGACCGGCGGGTGATCTTCCTGCCGCGCCACGGGCGCGGCCACCGCCTCATGCCGAGCGAGCTCAACTTCCGCGCCAACATCTGGGGGCTCAAGGCGCTCGGCGTGGAATGGGTCATCTCGATCTCCGCCGTCGGCAGCATGAAGGAGGCGATCCGGCCGCTCGACCTCGTCGTGCCCGACCAGTTCTTCGACGCGACCCGGCGGCGCGTCTCCACCTTCTTCGGCGAGGGCATCGTCGCCCACGTCGGCATGGCGGAGCCCGTCTGCGCCGACCTCGCCACGGCGCTCGAGAAGGCCGCCCGCCAGACCGGCGCCATCGTCCACCGCGGCGGGACCTACATCTGCATCGAGGGGCCGCAGTTCTCGACGAAGGCGGAATCGCGGATCTACCGGAGCTGGGGCGTGGACGTCATCGGCATGACCAACATGCCCGAGGCGCGGCTCGCGCGCGAGGCGGAGCTCTGCTACGCGAGCCTCGCGCTCGCGACCGACTACGACGTCTGGCACGAGACGCACGAGACCGTCTCGGTCGAGGCGGTCGTGCAGAACCTCCTGAAGAACGTCGCGACCGCCAAGGAAGTCCTGCGCGCGGTGATCCCGGCCATCGGGCCGGGGCGCACGTGCGAGTGCCCGGCCCTCCTCCGGAGCGCGGTCATCACCGACCCGAAGGCGTTCCCGCCGCGGACGCGCAAGCGGCTCGGGCTGCTGCTCGACAAGTACTTCCCTCCGAAACGGAGCCGGCGTCGTGGGTGA
- the mtaB gene encoding tRNA (N(6)-L-threonylcarbamoyladenosine(37)-C(2))-methylthiotransferase MtaB has translation MTPRTVAFATLGCRLNQVDTQQLQTLLEARGFRTVPVEEPADVVVVNTCTVTARAEFSDRQAIRRAARVSPGARLVVTGCWAQTSPEAVARLAEVDLVVGNADKHRLPELLDGLLTRRIEVSDVRRARTLDVAPLARVNGRSRAFLKVQDGCQHRCAFCIVPFARGTSRSLEPKVVLDQARLLVEAGHPEVVVTGVDLGHYGADLLPRTTLAALLRDLVELPGLRWVRLSSVLPAYFTPELTELVTASPRVAPHLHLPLQSGSDRVLRRMRRPYTARMYRDLVERLVRAVPSLGLGTDLIVGFPGESEADFEATLELVAALPFSYLHVFPYSPRKGTEAARLGDTVDATTIARRGRALRDVARRKSLEFRLRLAGGVEDVLVLETRDRATGRLVGLTGNYVEVRFDGPDALMGRLARVRVTRAERDRTLGALA, from the coding sequence GTGACTCCGCGGACCGTCGCGTTCGCCACGCTCGGCTGCCGTCTGAACCAGGTGGACACGCAGCAGCTCCAGACCCTGCTCGAGGCGCGCGGCTTCAGGACCGTGCCCGTCGAGGAGCCCGCCGACGTCGTCGTGGTGAACACGTGCACGGTCACGGCCCGCGCCGAGTTCTCGGACCGCCAGGCGATCCGGCGCGCGGCCCGCGTGAGCCCGGGGGCGCGGCTCGTCGTCACGGGGTGCTGGGCCCAGACGAGCCCCGAGGCGGTCGCGCGCCTCGCGGAGGTGGACCTCGTGGTCGGCAACGCCGACAAGCACCGCCTGCCCGAGCTGCTCGACGGGCTCCTCACGCGGCGCATCGAGGTCTCCGACGTCCGCCGCGCGCGCACCCTCGACGTCGCGCCGCTGGCGCGGGTCAACGGGCGCTCGCGCGCGTTCCTCAAGGTCCAGGACGGCTGCCAGCATCGCTGCGCCTTCTGCATCGTGCCCTTCGCCCGCGGTACCAGCCGGAGCCTCGAGCCGAAGGTGGTCCTCGACCAGGCCCGGCTCCTCGTCGAGGCGGGTCACCCCGAAGTCGTCGTGACGGGCGTGGACCTCGGCCACTACGGCGCCGACCTCCTCCCGCGCACGACGCTGGCCGCGCTCCTGCGCGACCTGGTCGAGCTGCCGGGGCTCCGCTGGGTGCGGCTCTCGTCGGTCCTGCCGGCGTACTTCACGCCCGAGCTCACCGAGCTCGTGACGGCGTCGCCCCGCGTCGCGCCGCACCTCCACCTCCCGCTCCAGAGCGGGAGTGACCGGGTGCTCAGGCGGATGCGGCGCCCGTACACCGCGCGGATGTATCGCGACCTGGTCGAGCGCCTCGTTCGCGCCGTGCCGTCGCTCGGCCTCGGCACCGACCTGATCGTCGGCTTTCCCGGCGAGAGCGAGGCGGACTTCGAGGCGACGCTCGAGCTCGTCGCGGCGCTGCCCTTCTCCTACCTCCACGTCTTTCCATACTCGCCGCGAAAGGGCACGGAGGCCGCGCGCTTGGGCGACACGGTGGACGCGACGACGATCGCGCGGCGCGGCCGGGCGCTGCGTGACGTGGCGCGACGGAAGAGTCTCGAGTTCCGCCTGAGGCTCGCGGGCGGCGTCGAGGACGTGCTGGTGCTCGAGACGCGCGACCGCGCCACGGGGCGGCTCGTCGGACTCACGGGCAACTACGTGGAGGTCCGGTTCGACGGCCCCGACGCCCTCATGGGCCGGCTCGCGCGGGTGCGGGTCACCCGGGCGGAGCGGGACCGCACGCTGGGAGCGCTCGCGTGA
- a CDS encoding 23S rRNA (adenine(2503)-C(2))-methyltransferase RlmN, which yields MGMGEPLANYAAVVTSLRILTDPKLGLGYPPRRITVSTVGLVPGIEKLGREDLRVNLAISLHAATDEVRGRLMPVNRSFDLAALMAALRTYPLAPRQRIFFEYVMLDDVNDSLADAARLAKLVSGIRAKVNLIPFNDWEGAEFRRPPLPRILAFQSVLLDAGITTTVRWSKGEDIGAACGQLREPVPA from the coding sequence TCATGGGGATGGGCGAGCCCCTCGCCAACTACGCGGCGGTCGTGACGTCGCTCCGGATCCTCACGGACCCGAAGCTCGGCCTGGGCTACCCGCCGCGCCGGATCACGGTCTCGACGGTCGGGCTCGTGCCGGGGATCGAGAAGCTCGGCCGCGAGGACCTCAGAGTGAACCTCGCGATCTCGCTCCACGCCGCGACCGACGAGGTGCGGGGCCGTCTCATGCCGGTGAACCGCTCGTTCGACCTCGCGGCGCTGATGGCGGCGCTCAGGACGTACCCGCTGGCTCCCCGCCAGCGGATCTTCTTCGAGTACGTGATGCTCGATGACGTCAACGACTCGCTCGCGGACGCGGCGCGGCTCGCGAAGCTCGTCAGTGGAATTCGCGCGAAGGTGAACCTGATCCCGTTCAACGACTGGGAGGGCGCCGAGTTCCGCCGGCCGCCGCTGCCGCGGATCCTCGCCTTCCAGTCCGTCCTCCTCGACGCCGGCATCACGACCACCGTCCGCTGGAGCAAGGGCGAGGACATCGGTGCCGCCTGCGGCCAGCTGAGGGAGCCGGTCCCGGCGTGA